From the Candidatus Krumholzibacteriota bacterium genome, one window contains:
- a CDS encoding DUF721 domain-containing protein, whose protein sequence is MPAERGSKSIDKILPDVIKGLGIEEKFEEASLRAGWKEVVGDGVAARSRPLDIRGGTLFIAVKNNVWMQEMSFHRTRIIDGIKQRFPRLKIREIRLVIEREKTEE, encoded by the coding sequence TTGCCTGCCGAAAGAGGTTCGAAAAGTATAGACAAGATACTTCCGGACGTGATCAAGGGCCTGGGGATTGAAGAAAAATTTGAAGAAGCTTCGCTGAGGGCCGGGTGGAAGGAAGTTGTTGGAGACGGGGTGGCCGCACGGAGCAGACCACTCGACATAAGAGGCGGAACGCTTTTTATCGCGGTTAAAAACAACGTCTGGATGCAGGAGATGAGTTTCCACCGGACGAGGATAATCGACGGAATAAAACAGAGATTTCCCCGGCTGAAGATCAGGGAGATACGTCTTGTGATAGAAAGGGAAAAAACCGAGGAATGA
- the gyrB gene encoding DNA topoisomerase (ATP-hydrolyzing) subunit B — MSKEYTAKGIQVLKGLDAVRKRPAMYIGSTDIHGLHHMIYEVVDNSIDEAMAGHCDTIEIKISREGYVTVADNGRGIPVDIHPTQKVPAVEVVMTTLHAGGKFDHDSYKVSGGLHGVGVSVVNALSEWLEVEIFRNGKSYTQRFEAGVPATKLKEAPLSEKKKRTGTAVRFLPSNKIFSTLEYSFDTLSQRFRELAFLNKGISIFFEDERKGKKHEFNYTGGIISFVDFLNENRDVLHKKPIYIEDSTEPHELEIAIQYNTSYGENIFCFANNINTVGGGTHLVGFRSALTRTLNNYGQKNDLFKRNKLKTSLSGDDVREGITAVMSVKLPDPQFEGQTKGKLGNSEIRSYVETVVGKKLADFLEENPKVAKKIIEKASQSAMARDAARKARELVRRKSALESSTLPGKLADCSLTDPEHCELYLVEGDSAGGSAKQGRDRRFQAILPLKGKILNVEKARLDKVLANEEIKTIITALGTGVGDEFDITKARYSKIIIMTDADVDGAHIMTLILTLFFRHMRQLISAGNVYIAQPPLYSVKKGKVMRYAYNDEEKDKVVNDLGGAKGVYIQRYKGLGEMNPDQLWTTTMDPERRTILKITLEDAVEADHTFTMLMGDKVEPRKNFIQENALAVENLDI; from the coding sequence ATGAGCAAGGAATATACAGCAAAAGGTATCCAGGTCCTCAAAGGCCTCGACGCGGTAAGAAAACGCCCCGCCATGTATATCGGAAGCACCGACATTCACGGTCTTCACCACATGATATACGAGGTCGTCGACAACAGCATCGATGAAGCGATGGCCGGACACTGCGACACGATCGAGATCAAAATATCAAGGGAGGGATACGTGACTGTCGCTGATAACGGCAGGGGCATCCCGGTCGACATTCATCCCACGCAAAAGGTGCCCGCCGTCGAAGTCGTTATGACGACCCTTCACGCCGGAGGGAAGTTCGACCATGATTCATACAAGGTGTCGGGAGGGCTTCACGGCGTAGGCGTCTCTGTGGTGAACGCGTTGTCGGAATGGCTGGAAGTCGAGATATTCCGTAACGGTAAATCGTATACCCAGAGGTTTGAGGCGGGGGTGCCGGCGACGAAGCTGAAAGAAGCTCCACTCAGCGAGAAGAAGAAAAGAACCGGAACGGCGGTCAGGTTTCTTCCGAGCAACAAGATATTCAGTACGCTGGAGTACAGCTTCGACACGCTTTCGCAGCGGTTCAGGGAGCTGGCCTTTCTGAACAAGGGGATATCGATCTTTTTCGAGGATGAGCGCAAGGGGAAAAAACACGAATTCAATTACACCGGCGGGATCATCTCCTTCGTTGACTTCCTCAACGAAAACCGCGACGTCCTTCACAAAAAACCGATCTATATCGAGGACTCGACCGAACCGCACGAGCTTGAGATAGCCATACAGTACAACACATCGTATGGCGAGAATATATTCTGTTTTGCCAACAACATCAACACGGTCGGCGGGGGGACTCATCTGGTCGGTTTCAGATCGGCGCTGACAAGGACTCTTAACAATTACGGCCAGAAGAACGACCTGTTCAAAAGAAACAAGCTTAAGACCTCGCTCTCCGGCGACGACGTCAGAGAGGGCATTACGGCCGTGATGAGCGTCAAGCTTCCAGACCCGCAATTCGAGGGGCAGACGAAAGGAAAACTCGGGAACAGCGAGATCAGGAGCTACGTGGAAACGGTGGTGGGGAAGAAACTGGCCGATTTTCTCGAAGAGAATCCAAAGGTAGCGAAAAAAATAATAGAAAAAGCATCACAATCGGCGATGGCGCGAGACGCGGCGAGAAAGGCGAGAGAGCTTGTCAGGCGGAAATCGGCGCTGGAATCGAGCACCCTGCCAGGAAAGCTTGCCGACTGTTCTCTGACCGATCCCGAACATTGCGAGCTATATCTCGTCGAGGGCGATTCGGCGGGCGGATCGGCCAAGCAGGGCAGGGACCGCAGATTCCAGGCGATCCTGCCGCTCAAGGGAAAGATCCTAAATGTCGAGAAGGCGAGGCTTGACAAGGTCCTGGCGAACGAGGAGATAAAAACAATAATAACCGCTCTCGGAACGGGGGTCGGCGACGAGTTCGATATAACAAAAGCGAGATACAGCAAGATAATCATCATGACCGACGCGGATGTCGACGGAGCTCATATCATGACGCTGATTCTGACCCTCTTCTTCAGGCACATGCGCCAACTGATAAGCGCGGGGAACGTATATATCGCGCAGCCCCCGCTTTATAGCGTGAAGAAGGGAAAGGTCATGAGGTACGCTTATAACGACGAGGAAAAGGATAAGGTAGTCAACGATCTTGGCGGGGCGAAGGGAGTCTATATACAGAGGTACAAGGGTCTCGGCGAGATGAATCCTGACCAGCTGTGGACGACGACGATGGATCCGGAAAGAAGGACTATCCTCAAGATTACACTCGAAGACGCCGTAGAGGCCGATCATACCTTTACGATGCTGATGGGCGACAAGGTAGAACCAAGAAAGAATTTTATCCAGGAAAACGCGCTTGCCGTGGAAAACCTGGATATCTGA
- the gyrA gene encoding DNA gyrase subunit A, which produces MDLSRQRVIPVYIEDKMKSSYLDYSMSVIVSRALPDVRDGLKPVHRRILLAMNDLNLAHNKQYRKSAKLTGDVSGNYHPHGTASVYGAVVRLAQDFSMRYPLIDGQGNFGSIDGDAAAAERYTEVRMEAIAEELLADIDKETVEFGPNYDETRQMALVLPSRVPNLLINGASGIAVGMATNIPPHNLTEITNALKALLDDPEISDNKLYRHVQGPDFPTGGIIYGRSGISDAYRTGRGLITLRARANIETQKGGKTSIVISEIPYQTNKSAIIEKVAELVRAGKLSGISDIRDESDKEGLRIVVDLKRDAYPKVVLSHLFKHTGLQVTFGIIMLALNRLRPEVMSLRQMMAYYLEHREEVITRRTRFDLARAEERAHILEGYKIALDNIDEIIKLIKKSASPAEAKNAMMKKFALSDLQAQAILDMKLQRLTGLERKKIEDEYLALIQKIAYFKSILENRNMLLELIREELEELKEKYGDGRRTEILDADGEVNLEDLIAEEEMIITVTHSGYIKRIPVGTYKRQKRGGKGITGMGMKDEDFVEQMFIASTHSYILFFTNTGKCFRLKVHEIPQGGRLARGKAMVNFFPMSQDENITELIPVSDFDNGDYLVMVTRQGIVKKTELSAYSKVHSGGLIAIKLREGDNLVRAKLTSGNDDLIIAKKRGKLVRFNETQIRAVNRASIGVKGVTLEKDDEVVEMVIVKRESDLFFITENGYGKRTRISEFRNTNRGGKGVICIQTGERNGNLVTSREVVESDEVMIITKSGMIIRSPVTGVRVVGRATKGVRIINLKDGDKVVDVALVAGGKVDDDDEPEDDVTAAETEAEGEEEEAGLDPEE; this is translated from the coding sequence ATGGATTTAAGCAGGCAACGGGTCATACCGGTCTACATAGAAGACAAGATGAAAAGCAGCTATCTCGATTACTCGATGAGCGTGATCGTTTCGAGAGCCCTTCCCGATGTCAGGGACGGGCTCAAACCGGTACACCGGCGCATACTGCTAGCGATGAACGACCTGAACCTCGCTCATAACAAGCAGTATAGAAAATCGGCAAAACTTACTGGAGATGTCTCGGGTAACTATCATCCGCACGGGACCGCGTCGGTCTATGGAGCGGTCGTGAGACTGGCCCAGGATTTTTCGATGAGGTATCCCCTGATCGACGGGCAGGGGAACTTCGGGTCTATCGACGGAGACGCCGCCGCGGCGGAAAGGTACACGGAAGTCCGTATGGAAGCGATCGCCGAGGAACTGCTCGCTGATATAGACAAGGAAACGGTCGAATTCGGTCCGAACTATGACGAGACACGGCAGATGGCCCTGGTGCTTCCGTCGAGAGTCCCCAATCTTCTGATAAACGGAGCCTCGGGGATCGCCGTCGGGATGGCGACGAACATCCCGCCCCACAACCTGACGGAGATAACGAACGCTCTTAAAGCCCTGCTCGACGATCCCGAGATCAGTGACAACAAGCTTTACCGCCATGTTCAGGGGCCGGATTTTCCGACCGGCGGAATAATATACGGAAGATCGGGAATCAGTGACGCTTACAGGACCGGGCGCGGACTTATTACTTTGAGAGCCAGGGCGAATATAGAGACACAGAAGGGCGGAAAGACAAGTATTGTCATATCGGAGATCCCCTACCAGACGAACAAGTCGGCGATAATCGAAAAAGTCGCCGAGCTGGTAAGGGCGGGAAAACTTTCCGGGATATCGGATATCAGGGATGAATCGGACAAAGAAGGGCTGAGGATCGTAGTCGATCTGAAAAGGGACGCTTACCCGAAGGTAGTGCTGAGCCACCTCTTCAAGCATACCGGGCTGCAGGTGACGTTCGGTATAATCATGCTGGCTCTCAACAGGCTGCGCCCCGAGGTGATGAGCCTCAGGCAGATGATGGCTTATTACCTCGAGCACAGGGAAGAAGTCATCACCAGGAGAACGAGGTTCGATCTCGCCCGGGCAGAAGAAAGGGCGCATATACTGGAAGGGTACAAGATCGCCCTCGATAATATAGACGAAATAATCAAGCTGATCAAAAAGAGCGCTTCTCCGGCCGAAGCAAAAAACGCGATGATGAAAAAGTTCGCGTTGAGCGACCTGCAGGCGCAGGCGATCCTGGATATGAAGCTGCAGAGGCTGACCGGGCTCGAACGGAAAAAGATTGAGGATGAGTACCTTGCCCTGATACAGAAGATCGCCTATTTCAAATCGATCCTTGAGAACCGGAACATGCTTCTGGAGCTGATAAGGGAAGAGCTTGAAGAGTTGAAAGAGAAGTATGGCGACGGAAGGCGCACGGAGATACTCGATGCCGACGGGGAAGTCAACCTCGAAGACCTTATCGCCGAAGAGGAGATGATCATCACCGTGACGCATTCGGGGTATATCAAGAGGATCCCGGTCGGAACGTACAAGCGCCAGAAAAGAGGGGGGAAGGGGATCACCGGCATGGGGATGAAAGACGAGGATTTCGTCGAACAGATGTTCATCGCCTCCACCCACAGTTATATCCTTTTCTTCACCAATACCGGAAAATGCTTCAGATTGAAAGTACACGAGATCCCCCAGGGCGGCCGGCTTGCCAGGGGAAAGGCGATGGTCAATTTCTTCCCGATGAGCCAGGACGAAAACATTACCGAACTTATACCGGTAAGCGATTTCGACAACGGTGACTATCTTGTAATGGTGACAAGGCAGGGGATAGTCAAAAAGACGGAGCTTTCAGCCTATTCAAAGGTCCACAGCGGCGGACTTATAGCTATCAAACTGCGCGAAGGAGACAACCTCGTAAGAGCCAAGCTGACTTCCGGGAACGACGATCTGATAATCGCCAAAAAGAGGGGAAAGCTTGTCAGGTTCAACGAGACCCAGATAAGGGCTGTCAATAGAGCGTCGATAGGGGTAAAGGGAGTGACTCTTGAGAAAGATGACGAAGTCGTCGAAATGGTGATCGTCAAGAGAGAGTCAGACCTCTTCTTCATAACGGAAAACGGTTATGGGAAACGTACCCGGATCAGCGAGTTCCGAAACACCAACAGGGGCGGCAAGGGCGTCATATGCATACAGACGGGAGAACGCAACGGCAATCTCGTGACCTCGAGAGAAGTAGTGGAATCGGATGAAGTTATGATCATAACAAAGAGTGGGATGATAATCAGATCGCCGGTGACAGGAGTCAGGGTCGTTGGAAGGGCGACGAAAGGAGTCAGGATAATCAACCTGAAAGACGGAGATAAAGTCGTCGACGTAGCCCTCGTCGCCGGAGGAAAAGTCGACGATGATGACGAACCTGAAGATGATGTCACGGCGGCAGAAACAGAGGCAGAGGGCGAGGAAGAGGAAGCCGGCCTCGATCCGGAAGAATAG
- a CDS encoding T9SS type A sorting domain-containing protein: MKSRTGIKRALVVVAMLVTGVAVSSWGAGRQPEKTGLAHRTGRVAANLPENGSLGKRIFGGEEFAIRWPGEGGKEYVEEGGFMIRLRVEGEERPFVFGPAAFRGVNSRIEANVFHEGDEGGIRYPLPGCDDDGDGRDDEDPLDYLDNDQDGAIDEDFGITGNEMAVALGVEPVTGITLTQSSYTWSYGHVRDFIGFTSEFRYPESGEKQSPDIIDLQAALYARFAIGRGETVGRADDDETFLIRKKEGGEQEREDSFLHYPCVCDGGGKGCCALVVFNFEGPGAQGSPDYPVIAGRRSSPDSLMCAAGQEREEGRDKEETLRHENAIYKELAGAFEVSTKETGEKTVVSKIGAIPRLCPGEKFTIEWALVFGGSEERLARNIDRAIETYKGVAEKDGKENRWIVPARKASHITLPGRLAPIWVRGGRRPAASIIVPEGIDEEIEWLKVAGETSETFEQIGQRVMITIEDRVIEKSEAFLIEGQLSDGTLFAARISENDIAGFAADEPVSPGRLPEECMSVFPNPFASSLNVSLRISDAPVAGGAAKAEQIQGISSVKIYDVKGRLVRTVMPEEYLHPGDYNLGWDGNDENGMPVSAGVYYCKLQIDDRTLTKRIILLR; this comes from the coding sequence ATGAAGAGTAGAACCGGAATAAAAAGAGCCTTGGTGGTCGTCGCGATGCTGGTGACCGGCGTGGCCGTATCTTCCTGGGGCGCCGGCAGGCAGCCGGAAAAGACCGGGCTGGCTCATCGCACGGGAAGAGTCGCCGCGAATCTTCCAGAGAACGGAAGCCTCGGCAAGCGCATCTTCGGGGGCGAAGAATTCGCCATAAGATGGCCCGGGGAGGGGGGGAAGGAGTATGTCGAGGAAGGCGGATTCATGATCAGGCTGAGAGTGGAGGGCGAAGAGCGGCCCTTCGTATTCGGCCCGGCGGCGTTCAGGGGGGTCAACTCTCGTATCGAAGCTAACGTTTTCCACGAGGGGGATGAAGGAGGGATAAGATATCCACTGCCGGGATGTGATGATGATGGTGACGGCAGGGATGATGAAGACCCTCTTGACTATCTGGACAATGACCAGGATGGAGCGATCGACGAGGATTTCGGGATCACCGGAAACGAGATGGCTGTTGCCCTCGGGGTCGAACCTGTGACGGGGATCACGCTGACACAGTCGAGCTATACATGGTCTTACGGGCACGTCAGGGATTTTATAGGATTTACATCAGAGTTCAGATATCCGGAGAGCGGGGAGAAGCAAAGCCCCGATATCATCGACCTTCAGGCCGCGCTGTACGCAAGATTCGCCATTGGACGAGGCGAAACAGTCGGCCGCGCCGATGATGACGAGACTTTTCTCATAAGAAAAAAAGAGGGCGGAGAGCAGGAAAGAGAAGACTCCTTCCTGCATTACCCGTGCGTATGCGACGGTGGCGGTAAAGGTTGCTGCGCGCTGGTCGTCTTCAATTTCGAAGGGCCGGGAGCGCAAGGTTCTCCGGACTATCCGGTCATAGCAGGAAGACGCTCTTCTCCCGATTCTCTGATGTGTGCCGCCGGACAAGAAAGAGAAGAGGGTAGAGACAAAGAGGAAACTCTCCGCCACGAAAACGCGATCTATAAAGAACTGGCAGGCGCCTTTGAGGTCTCGACGAAAGAAACAGGAGAAAAAACGGTTGTAAGCAAAATAGGGGCGATACCGAGGCTTTGTCCGGGAGAGAAGTTCACGATAGAGTGGGCTCTCGTATTCGGAGGTTCTGAAGAAAGGCTTGCCAGGAATATAGACAGAGCGATTGAGACGTATAAGGGCGTAGCGGAAAAAGATGGAAAAGAAAACCGCTGGATAGTACCGGCCAGAAAAGCTTCCCATATCACCCTCCCGGGCCGGCTGGCGCCCATATGGGTGCGTGGCGGGAGAAGGCCGGCAGCATCGATAATAGTCCCGGAAGGGATTGACGAGGAGATCGAATGGCTTAAGGTCGCTGGAGAGACGAGCGAGACTTTCGAACAGATCGGACAGAGAGTGATGATAACGATCGAGGACAGGGTAATAGAAAAGAGCGAGGCCTTCCTAATAGAGGGCCAGCTTTCTGACGGGACTTTATTTGCCGCCAGGATAAGCGAAAATGATATCGCGGGATTCGCCGCCGATGAACCGGTGTCACCGGGACGCCTGCCCGAAGAATGCATGTCGGTATTCCCAAATCCGTTCGCGTCGTCTCTTAACGTAAGCCTGAGGATAAGCGATGCTCCCGTGGCAGGTGGGGCTGCGAAGGCCGAACAGATCCAGGGGATCAGCTCGGTGAAGATATACGATGTAAAGGGCCGTCTTGTCAGAACGGTCATGCCCGAAGAATATCTTCACCCGGGCGATTACAACCTCGGCTGGGACGGGAACGACGAAAACGGCATGCCGGTATCTGCCGGGGTCTATTACTGCAAGTTGCAGATCGACGATCGGACCCTTACCAAAAGGATAATTCTACTCAGATAA
- the hflX gene encoding GTPase HflX, protein MSLYNPSSDIPEERAILIGVKLPGATVQRERENLEELSQLASTAGAQVIETRLQQRAGVDGATYIGKGKMEEIGKIVEEKGLNLVIFDDDLSPAQARNLEDRIGINVIDRTELILDIFSRRARTRQAKLQVEIAQLTYALPRLKRLWDHLSRQDGGIGTRGPGETQLEVDRRRVRERISFLKKELIKISQRTGERRKKRKDTFNVTIVGYTNAGKSTLLNRLSGAGVLESGMLFSTLDSISRKIVIEEGVEFVLTDTVGFIRKLPAHLVASFRATLIDVEEADLLLHLVDFSSPLFEERIDIVNQVLERVLTGRGESRDGSRKIPTITVFNKTDLGATGEEIAAACRKYEVATAISAARGTGTEQLLLMIKDRIDSKKVKARVSLNVSDGRTLAFIEASARILERTIEGEMIELTLLIDKKDLGRIEKAGKAQISILRQGIDR, encoded by the coding sequence ATGTCACTCTATAACCCATCATCAGACATTCCCGAAGAAAGAGCGATCCTGATCGGCGTAAAACTTCCCGGCGCGACAGTCCAGCGGGAACGCGAAAATCTCGAAGAGCTGAGCCAGCTTGCGTCAACGGCAGGGGCGCAGGTGATCGAGACGCGTTTGCAACAGAGGGCGGGGGTCGACGGAGCCACATATATCGGAAAAGGAAAGATGGAAGAGATAGGGAAAATCGTTGAAGAAAAAGGACTCAACCTGGTGATCTTTGACGACGACCTTTCGCCGGCGCAGGCACGAAATCTGGAGGACCGGATCGGAATAAACGTGATCGACAGGACGGAACTCATACTTGATATTTTTTCGCGCAGAGCAAGGACAAGACAGGCAAAACTTCAGGTAGAGATAGCTCAGCTGACCTACGCGCTCCCACGGCTGAAAAGACTCTGGGACCATCTGTCCAGGCAGGACGGCGGTATAGGCACGCGAGGCCCGGGAGAGACCCAGCTGGAGGTCGACAGGCGACGGGTGCGAGAGAGGATCTCCTTTCTCAAGAAAGAACTGATCAAGATAAGCCAGAGGACCGGGGAAAGAAGGAAAAAGAGAAAAGACACTTTTAACGTGACGATCGTAGGATATACCAACGCTGGCAAATCGACTCTTCTGAACCGGCTCTCCGGAGCGGGGGTCCTTGAGAGCGGGATGCTTTTCTCAACGCTGGATTCGATTTCGCGAAAGATCGTCATCGAAGAAGGAGTCGAATTCGTCCTGACCGATACGGTGGGGTTCATAAGAAAATTACCGGCGCACCTTGTCGCCAGTTTCAGGGCGACACTGATCGATGTTGAAGAGGCCGACCTGCTGCTCCACCTTGTCGATTTCTCGTCCCCCCTGTTCGAAGAAAGAATAGATATTGTAAACCAGGTCCTCGAAAGAGTACTGACCGGAAGAGGAGAGAGTCGGGACGGATCAAGAAAGATCCCGACGATAACGGTTTTCAACAAGACGGATCTCGGGGCCACGGGAGAAGAGATCGCGGCGGCATGCAGAAAATACGAAGTGGCTACAGCTATAAGCGCGGCAAGAGGAACAGGGACAGAGCAGCTTCTCCTGATGATAAAAGACCGGATCGACAGCAAAAAGGTAAAGGCAAGAGTCAGCCTGAATGTCTCCGACGGAAGGACGCTGGCATTTATAGAGGCGTCGGCGAGGATCCTCGAACGGACGATCGAAGGAGAGATGATCGAACTTACCCTGCTCATTGACAAAAAAGATCTTGGAAGGATCGAAAAAGCGGGGAAGGCGCAGATCAGCATCCTCAGGCAGGGCATCGACAGGTAA
- a CDS encoding aldehyde dehydrogenase family protein has protein sequence MEKYCYVGGEWTQKGELFEVTTPGGRSVVGQALRPDEGEIERALEAAVMRFPLQKGMPAHEKEDILLGAAAGIRERSDEFTRTIIAETGKPIRYAAGEVERAIRTFTEAAQECSRLCGEMIPLDVTRPGEGRFGITGWFPAGPVLAITPFNFPLNLVAHKVAPAIAAGAPVIVKPSSEAPLAALLLAEVLEEAGLPPGGLSVLPMTGEQAGRLAARKEIKKVTFTGSADVGWNLWSSCAGKKITLELGGNAAVVLHEDWDDIDSAVERIVVGAYAFSGQVCISVQRILVSRSILGLFIDKFVKRTASLKRGDLFERETETGPMITVEEAERVESWIAEAAGAGARILAGGEREGAFYPPTVINGAAKGLKVVDEELFGPAAVVTGYDDFDEAIEMVNDSRFGLQAGVYTKDIGRIRSAFSRIETGGVIIGDVPTFRVDRMPYGGVKDSGTGKEGLRYAIREMCDMRLLVI, from the coding sequence ATGGAAAAATACTGTTATGTCGGAGGGGAATGGACGCAAAAGGGAGAACTTTTCGAAGTGACGACTCCCGGCGGAAGGTCGGTGGTGGGTCAGGCACTCAGGCCCGACGAAGGGGAGATCGAAAGGGCTCTGGAAGCGGCGGTGATGAGGTTTCCATTACAGAAAGGAATGCCGGCGCACGAAAAGGAGGATATCCTCCTCGGGGCGGCGGCCGGCATAAGGGAAAGAAGCGATGAATTCACCAGGACTATAATAGCGGAAACGGGAAAGCCGATCCGTTACGCCGCTGGCGAGGTCGAACGAGCGATCCGGACATTCACCGAGGCGGCCCAGGAATGCAGCAGACTCTGCGGGGAGATGATACCGCTCGACGTGACACGTCCTGGGGAGGGAAGATTCGGGATAACCGGGTGGTTTCCCGCCGGACCGGTTCTGGCGATCACGCCTTTTAATTTTCCGTTGAATCTTGTAGCGCACAAGGTAGCGCCCGCAATCGCGGCCGGAGCGCCGGTGATCGTCAAACCTTCGAGCGAGGCGCCCCTGGCAGCGCTACTGCTGGCCGAGGTGCTTGAAGAAGCGGGGCTGCCGCCCGGAGGGTTGAGCGTTCTTCCGATGACGGGAGAACAGGCCGGAAGACTGGCGGCGAGAAAAGAGATAAAGAAAGTCACCTTTACGGGCAGCGCCGATGTGGGGTGGAACCTATGGTCTTCCTGCGCAGGAAAGAAAATAACCCTTGAGCTGGGAGGGAACGCCGCCGTAGTGCTGCATGAAGACTGGGATGATATCGATTCTGCCGTCGAGAGGATAGTGGTCGGGGCTTACGCCTTTTCGGGGCAGGTCTGCATTTCGGTGCAGAGAATACTCGTATCCCGATCGATCCTGGGACTTTTTATCGATAAGTTCGTCAAAAGGACGGCATCGCTGAAAAGAGGGGATCTTTTCGAACGGGAGACAGAAACGGGGCCGATGATAACCGTCGAGGAGGCCGAAAGGGTTGAAAGCTGGATAGCAGAAGCGGCTGGCGCTGGCGCGCGGATCCTGGCCGGAGGAGAGCGCGAAGGGGCTTTTTACCCTCCAACGGTCATTAACGGAGCGGCGAAGGGATTGAAGGTCGTCGACGAAGAACTCTTCGGGCCGGCAGCTGTCGTGACCGGGTACGACGATTTCGATGAAGCGATAGAAATGGTCAACGATTCGAGGTTCGGCCTGCAGGCCGGAGTCTATACGAAAGATATCGGAAGGATCAGGAGCGCCTTCAGCCGGATAGAGACGGGAGGGGTCATTATCGGGGATGTCCCCACCTTCCGTGTAGACAGGATGCCGTACGGGGGAGTAAAGGATTCGGGAACGGGAAAAGAGGGCCTCAGGTACGCGATAAGGGAGATGTGCGACATGAGGCTTCTCGTGATATGA
- a CDS encoding M20 family metallo-hydrolase, which yields MDSDIIKKIYDRIESYSDSMVEFQTKMTAIPALGPDNDGEGESKKAAFIEEWLSSEIGFDEVHHFDAPDKRVPSGVRPNIAAVMKGASTARRIWVMAHMDIVPPGDLKKWDTDPYKVVLKDGNIYGRGTEDNQHGIVTPLFALKAIKELGAKLPYDVCIALVSDEETGSEYGIGYMLDKCDMFGKNDYIIVPDAGEPDGAMIEVAEKSIYWLKVETKGKQCHASTPAAGVNAHYAGAHLITRLHSLYEIFDRKDEVFDPPTSTFEATKKDANVPNINTIPGDDVFYLDMRVLPGIDLAEVDREIRSIADGVEKEFNVKITTSSVQKEEAAPATPVDAPVVRALARAIGDVYQIEAKPMGIGGGTVAAVFRRNGFNAVVWSKIEDTCHQPNEYTTLAGMKGDAKIFANLFLQE from the coding sequence ATGGATTCAGATATCATTAAAAAAATATATGACAGGATCGAAAGCTATTCCGATTCGATGGTCGAGTTTCAGACGAAAATGACCGCCATCCCCGCCCTCGGCCCGGATAACGACGGAGAGGGTGAATCCAAAAAAGCGGCTTTTATAGAAGAGTGGCTTTCCAGCGAGATCGGGTTCGACGAGGTCCATCATTTCGACGCCCCTGACAAACGCGTCCCATCCGGTGTCAGGCCCAATATCGCCGCCGTCATGAAAGGCGCCTCGACGGCAAGAAGAATATGGGTCATGGCGCATATGGATATAGTCCCCCCGGGAGATCTTAAAAAATGGGATACTGATCCTTACAAGGTCGTCCTGAAAGATGGCAATATCTACGGCCGGGGAACGGAGGATAACCAGCACGGAATAGTGACTCCCCTCTTTGCTCTCAAGGCGATCAAAGAGCTCGGAGCGAAGCTTCCATATGACGTCTGCATCGCTCTCGTTTCGGACGAGGAAACGGGTAGCGAGTACGGAATAGGATATATGCTCGACAAATGCGACATGTTCGGAAAGAACGATTACATAATCGTTCCCGACGCGGGCGAACCCGACGGAGCGATGATAGAGGTCGCTGAAAAATCGATCTACTGGCTCAAGGTCGAGACGAAAGGCAAACAATGCCACGCTTCGACTCCCGCGGCGGGCGTCAACGCTCATTACGCCGGCGCGCACCTGATAACAAGGCTTCATTCCCTCTATGAGATATTCGACAGGAAAGACGAGGTCTTCGATCCGCCGACAAGCACCTTCGAAGCGACAAAAAAAGACGCCAATGTCCCCAACATCAACACGATACCGGGAGATGACGTCTTCTACCTCGATATGCGCGTCCTCCCGGGAATCGACCTCGCGGAAGTGGACAGAGAGATCCGTTCTATCGCCGATGGAGTTGAGAAAGAATTCAACGTCAAAATAACCACTTCTTCCGTACAGAAGGAAGAGGCCGCTCCGGCGACCCCTGTCGACGCGCCGGTAGTCAGGGCCCTTGCGCGCGCGATCGGTGATGTCTACCAGATAGAAGCGAAGCCGATGGGTATCGGCGGAGGAACGGTCGCGGCAGTCTTCAGAAGAAACGGGTTCAACGCGGTTGTCTGGTCGAAAATAGAGGATACCTGCCATCAGCCGAATGAATATACGACCCTTGCGGGGATGAAGGGAGACGCGAAGATCTTCGCGAATCTATTCCTTCAGGAGTAG